One segment of Roseofilum reptotaenium CS-1145 DNA contains the following:
- a CDS encoding CHAT domain-containing protein: MQGDGGDFTGITDGGFQSDNIDTSARDGDGGNITVEGVQGVATGDLNSSSSNIGNGGNILVSSPQSSVTIGNIDSSTNEGNSGDVGIQAFENITTEDINTSSNQGNAGDVLLNSQAGTISTGEINTAAPQGIPGTLTIQSNPTPVNSPVNQPVSPSVTQSAIQPQIPVNPPSTAPLLTSVPEVSVTINPNIPASSNVTVTTDLTNLDRFAIDLASLNLEWGGLQETWDQRLQELDQLMTEEYSQYVKKAPSEIVTIAGIKDMLGRIEAQTGNKPAVVYALSYPEVDREGIPLKGQLVLVLITSEGVAEVENVDVDRLFGKNTSNNIHWIARKILNELNSSINKTATLVTAQKAYQALIAPLEEQIQAQEIDTLLFSMDNGLRSIPLGMLYDGEQFLIEKYNIALIPSVTLTNSTYEGLDNARVLAMGASEFDLDRRKPLPNVPLELEMIGSGDWQSDRFLNEEFTLDNMKAQRLSRHYDIVHLATHADFGSRDKTQLEFWDETISLETLREFDWHEQPQVELLVLSACETAIGDLDAEMGFAGLAIRAGVKSSVASLWKVDDLSTVALMTAFYEYLQTEPIKAEALRQAQLAMLRGEIFIENGELVTPHNRVALPPTVVSQLKNSGDGASLSHPFHWAGFTVVGSPW; the protein is encoded by the coding sequence GTGCAAGGAGATGGGGGAGATTTTACGGGCATCACAGATGGAGGATTTCAATCTGATAATATTGATACGTCTGCTCGCGATGGAGATGGCGGAAATATTACGGTAGAGGGAGTACAAGGAGTGGCAACCGGTGACTTGAATTCATCCTCTTCCAATATAGGAAATGGCGGTAATATTCTGGTTTCTAGTCCCCAAAGTTCAGTGACTATTGGAAATATTGATAGCTCTACGAATGAGGGCAATAGTGGAGATGTGGGAATTCAAGCCTTTGAGAATATCACCACAGAAGATATTAATACGAGTAGTAATCAAGGTAATGCTGGAGATGTTTTGTTAAACTCACAAGCGGGAACCATTTCGACAGGAGAGATTAATACTGCTGCACCTCAAGGGATTCCAGGTACGCTGACGATTCAGAGTAATCCAACACCGGTTAATTCACCGGTAAATCAACCGGTTAGTCCCTCCGTAACCCAGAGTGCGATTCAGCCACAAATCCCAGTTAATCCTCCTTCAACTGCACCGTTGTTGACCTCTGTTCCTGAAGTTTCTGTCACCATCAATCCGAATATTCCTGCGTCTTCTAATGTCACTGTAACGACTGATTTGACGAATTTGGATCGCTTTGCCATTGATTTAGCGTCTCTCAATTTAGAGTGGGGAGGACTACAAGAAACCTGGGATCAACGGTTGCAAGAACTGGATCAATTGATGACGGAAGAGTATAGTCAATATGTGAAAAAAGCCCCCTCGGAGATTGTGACGATCGCCGGAATCAAGGATATGCTCGGTAGAATCGAGGCGCAAACCGGCAATAAACCCGCAGTCGTCTATGCTCTGTCTTATCCTGAAGTTGACAGAGAAGGAATACCTCTAAAGGGACAACTGGTTTTAGTCTTAATCACCTCTGAAGGGGTAGCGGAGGTAGAAAATGTGGATGTCGATCGCTTGTTCGGCAAGAATACATCCAATAATATCCATTGGATTGCCAGAAAGATTCTTAACGAATTGAACAGTAGTATAAATAAGACTGCCACCTTAGTGACTGCACAGAAAGCTTATCAAGCCCTGATTGCACCTTTGGAAGAACAGATACAAGCGCAAGAGATTGATACTCTGCTCTTTAGCATGGACAATGGGTTGCGCTCGATTCCCTTGGGCATGCTGTATGATGGAGAACAATTCCTGATTGAAAAGTATAATATCGCTCTAATTCCCAGCGTCACCTTAACTAATTCCACGTATGAAGGGCTGGACAATGCCAGAGTCTTAGCCATGGGAGCGTCTGAATTTGACCTAGACAGGCGCAAGCCTCTGCCCAATGTGCCCCTAGAGTTAGAAATGATTGGTAGTGGAGACTGGCAGAGCGATCGCTTCTTAAATGAAGAATTTACCCTAGACAACATGAAAGCCCAGCGCCTGAGCCGTCACTATGATATCGTCCATCTGGCAACCCATGCCGATTTTGGCTCCAGGGATAAGACACAACTGGAATTTTGGGATGAAACCATTTCCTTAGAGACGCTGCGGGAATTTGACTGGCACGAGCAGCCACAAGTGGAACTGTTGGTACTCAGTGCTTGTGAAACGGCGATCGGAGATTTAGACGCAGAAATGGGCTTTGCCGGGTTAGCTATCCGTGCTGGAGTAAAATCTTCAGTGGCAAGTCTGTGGAAAGTGGACGATTTATCCACCGTTGCTTTAATGACAGCATTTTACGAATACTTGCAAACTGAACCCATTAAAGCCGAAGCCCTCCGTCAAGCGCAACTGGCGATGTTACGAGGGGAAATTTTCATCGAAAACGGAGAATTAGTCACCCCCCATAACCGGGTTGCCCTGCCTCCAACCGTAGTTTCTCAATTGAAAAATAGCGGTGATGGGGCTTCTCTGTCTCATCCTTTTCATTGGGCTGGATTTACCGTCGTCGGTAGTCCTTGGTAA
- a CDS encoding SpoIID/LytB domain-containing protein — translation MGLQPRKWVSAAMMSLAMVGVSALPGWSEPNRLLKIGIEQRFGDQPGETLTLRALSGDRLTLRYATTEGEATLDTDTVKLQIEMKPLPQPMVEERVVLSTHRSFESAEHDAHKWRERGLEVEVANPDRWQVWAKREVYNTPLLRRMLLDSLKSEGNTIAHIETKVLRHYPQAYWVVNGYRYNRRSVDISSGNNRIQVVHPEGVTRLYGGSLRMQPNAYGNYTLVNFVPLETYLRGVVPHEIGPQAPPAAVEAQAILARTYTLRNLRRFGIDDYELCATTDCQVYWGLGDASARADRAIAATRSLVATYENELVDALYSSTTGGITAPFEDVWNGPARPYLQARVDSTGLVWDLAQKSLGNEGNLREFLNLKQGFNETGWNRFRWSYSTSLKDMTEFLNKYLGNRNHPMTGIQKIESVKITERAPSGRVLTMEVQTDKGPLEITKDQIRNAFYPPISTLFYLDPMLDENQALKGYTFVGGGFGHGVGLSQTGAYRLAELGWNGERIVQFYFPGTQIQPLNEAIVFWRDPMVTENRGDEGYIN, via the coding sequence ATGGGACTTCAACCGCGGAAATGGGTAAGTGCGGCCATGATGTCGCTGGCAATGGTCGGTGTTTCGGCACTTCCGGGATGGTCTGAACCCAATCGCCTACTGAAAATTGGCATTGAGCAACGATTTGGCGATCAACCTGGGGAAACCTTAACGTTGAGAGCGCTATCGGGCGATCGCCTAACGCTACGCTATGCAACGACAGAGGGAGAGGCTACCCTAGACACTGATACCGTTAAACTCCAAATTGAGATGAAGCCTCTACCCCAACCGATGGTTGAGGAACGGGTAGTCTTAAGTACCCATCGCAGCTTTGAAAGTGCCGAACATGATGCCCACAAATGGCGCGAACGGGGTTTGGAGGTAGAAGTTGCTAATCCCGATCGCTGGCAAGTTTGGGCGAAGCGCGAGGTATATAATACACCTCTACTGCGCCGCATGTTGCTCGATAGCTTAAAGTCTGAAGGCAATACCATCGCCCATATCGAGACGAAAGTCTTACGCCACTATCCTCAAGCCTATTGGGTGGTGAATGGGTATCGATATAACCGTCGTTCTGTGGATATCAGCAGTGGTAATAACCGGATTCAAGTGGTACATCCTGAAGGAGTCACCCGACTCTATGGCGGTTCCTTGCGAATGCAACCCAACGCCTATGGCAATTACACCTTGGTCAATTTTGTCCCCTTAGAGACTTATTTACGGGGCGTGGTTCCCCATGAAATCGGCCCCCAAGCTCCCCCCGCAGCCGTAGAAGCGCAAGCCATTCTAGCGCGAACCTATACCCTAAGAAACTTACGCCGCTTTGGTATTGATGATTATGAACTCTGTGCGACCACAGATTGTCAGGTCTATTGGGGGTTAGGAGATGCTTCAGCTAGAGCGGATCGGGCGATCGCCGCGACTCGCTCTTTAGTTGCCACCTACGAGAATGAATTGGTCGATGCCCTCTATTCTTCCACCACCGGTGGCATTACTGCACCCTTTGAAGATGTTTGGAATGGCCCGGCACGACCCTATCTGCAAGCGAGGGTTGATTCTACCGGGCTAGTATGGGATTTAGCCCAAAAAAGCTTGGGCAACGAAGGGAATTTACGGGAGTTTCTGAATCTGAAACAGGGATTTAATGAAACTGGGTGGAACCGTTTCCGGTGGAGCTATAGCACCTCCTTAAAAGATATGACTGAGTTCTTGAACAAATATTTGGGCAATCGCAACCATCCCATGACCGGTATCCAAAAAATTGAGAGCGTAAAGATAACCGAACGAGCGCCATCGGGTCGGGTATTAACGATGGAAGTGCAAACGGATAAGGGGCCCTTAGAAATTACTAAAGACCAAATTCGCAACGCCTTTTATCCTCCCATTAGCACCCTCTTTTATCTTGACCCCATGTTAGATGAGAACCAAGCGCTCAAAGGCTATACCTTTGTCGGTGGGGGCTTTGGCCATGGGGTAGGACTAAGTCAAACAGGAGCTTATCGCTTGGCAGAGTTAGGCTGGAATGGGGAGAGAATCGTACAATTCTACTTTCCAGGCACTCAGATTCAACCCTTGAATGAGGCGATCGTCTTTTGGCGCGATCCGATGGTAACTGAAAATAGGGGAGATGAAGGCTATATCAATTAA